The Bacteroidota bacterium genomic interval GCATTGCGCTCGGACTGCAAATCATCCGCATCATTACCAATCAGGAATGTTCTGCACTTATCACTCAGTTGCAAATCGCCAATCACGGAACTACTGTGATAAATGCACAGGGAGCAAAAGGTCCGGTGAAAGTTATTTTAACAGTTGTTAAGCGGAAAAACATAGAACCGATTATTAAAATCATTCAGCAGCATAATCCTGATGCTTTTTATTCCATAGAAGATATACGAGATGTGAATCGTGGTGTTTTCACAAAAAGCAGTCAAACTCTTTTAAGGAAAATGTTTCCGTCAGATAAGATTTGATAGGTTTGCAACATGAAACAGGTTCTCATTGCTACTGCATGTTTCGCTATCATTGGACTATCATTTTATTTTTATTTTTCAAAACATAAAATCATGGAAAATTCAACAATCATTTACACAGATAAATCTCCAAAACCAATCGGACCTTATTCTCAGGCGGTGATGCGCGGCAACGCATTATTTGTATCCGGGCAAGTAGCATTCGTTCCTTCTACA includes:
- a CDS encoding DUF2179 domain-containing protein, which gives rise to MSVDFDYYNWLILPLIIFVSRIGDVTLGTIRHVLTTRGQKSITPILGFFEVLIWIVVVSQVMKQANNFACYIAWAGGFAMGNYIGLLIEERIALGLQIIRIITNQECSALITQLQIANHGTTVINAQGAKGPVKVILTVVKRKNIEPIIKIIQQHNPDAFYSIEDIRDVNRGVFTKSSQTLLRKMFPSDKI